One part of the Armatimonadota bacterium genome encodes these proteins:
- a CDS encoding YebC/PmpR family DNA-binding transcriptional regulator, with protein sequence MSGHSKWHNIKLRKGKQDLQRGKIFTKLAREIIVAAKEGGGNPDSNLRLRIAVQKARENSMPADNIKRAIQRGTGEIEGANFEEITYEGYGPAGVAVLVPCLTDNRNRTVAELRNIFSKTGGNLGEMGCVGWMFDQKGMVQIPADKSDEESVMMATMDAGAEDIKEEEDVIEVICPPDALAKVRDALTEAGIEFTSAELTMIPKSTVRVEDIKGASQILRLMDALEDNDDVQNAYANFDIPDEILQEAAG encoded by the coding sequence ATGTCAGGTCATTCCAAATGGCATAATATAAAACTGCGAAAGGGCAAACAGGACCTACAGCGCGGCAAGATATTCACTAAGCTGGCTCGCGAAATAATCGTCGCAGCCAAAGAAGGCGGCGGCAATCCCGATTCGAACCTGCGGCTGAGAATCGCAGTCCAAAAGGCACGAGAAAACTCCATGCCCGCCGACAACATCAAGCGCGCAATCCAGCGAGGAACCGGCGAGATTGAGGGAGCCAACTTCGAAGAAATCACCTACGAAGGCTATGGGCCAGCAGGAGTAGCTGTACTTGTTCCATGCCTTACCGATAACCGCAACCGAACTGTTGCCGAACTCCGCAATATATTTTCCAAGACAGGCGGAAATCTGGGCGAAATGGGTTGTGTTGGCTGGATGTTCGATCAAAAGGGTATGGTCCAGATACCAGCAGATAAATCGGACGAAGAGAGCGTTATGATGGCGACCATGGACGCAGGCGCTGAAGACATCAAAGAAGAGGAAGATGTCATCGAGGTCATATGCCCGCCGGACGCTTTGGCAAAAGTCCGTGACGCCTTGACTGAAGCCGGGATCGAATTTACCTCTGCCGAATTGACGATGATTCCTAAGAGCACAGTCCGAGTTGAAGATATCAAGGGAGCAAGCCAGATTCTTCGATTGATGGATGCGCTGGAAGATAATGACGACGTCCAGAATGCTTATGCAAACTTCGATATCCCTGATGAAATTCTCCAAGAAGCTGCAGGATAG
- the smpB gene encoding SsrA-binding protein SmpB has protein sequence MAKDKKTKPQDVSISNRKAWHEYFIDDQFEAGIVLVGTEVKSLRLGKASITEAFCKIENGELWLHGMHIAPYEQGNRYNVDPLRPRKLLMRKAEIEKINRKLQEKGFTLIPLKLYFTRGYAKVNVGLGRGKKLYDKRESIATRDVERERRREESSRM, from the coding sequence ATGGCGAAAGATAAAAAGACAAAACCCCAGGACGTTTCGATCTCCAATCGTAAGGCCTGGCATGAATACTTTATAGATGATCAGTTCGAGGCCGGGATCGTGCTTGTCGGCACTGAGGTTAAGTCTCTGCGTTTGGGCAAGGCGAGCATAACAGAAGCGTTCTGCAAGATCGAAAACGGAGAACTATGGCTCCATGGAATGCACATCGCGCCGTATGAGCAGGGTAATCGCTACAACGTAGACCCACTGCGCCCGCGCAAACTGCTCATGCGTAAGGCGGAGATCGAGAAGATCAACCGCAAGCTTCAGGAAAAAGGCTTTACACTAATACCTCTTAAGCTCTACTTCACTCGCGGCTACGCTAAGGTGAATGTCGGCCTCGGTCGCGGCAAAAAACTCTACGACAAGCGCGAATCCATTGCGACCCGCGACGTAGAGCGTGAGCGCCGCCGCGAAGAATCTTCAAGAATGTAG
- a CDS encoding DUF2752 domain-containing protein: protein MRYRSSLALLGAVVIGIVVLICCISKVSRWLPPCPFHLLTGLYCPGCGLTRAANEMAAGHIVAAIRLNVFMMVIIPLIGLTTFIRIIAHQQVRMSNRAAWIVLASMMIFWAARNIPVFPFSLLAPH, encoded by the coding sequence ATGAGATACAGATCATCACTCGCACTACTTGGGGCGGTGGTTATCGGCATCGTCGTTTTGATATGCTGCATATCAAAAGTGAGCCGGTGGCTGCCGCCTTGTCCGTTTCATCTGCTTACCGGGTTATATTGCCCCGGCTGTGGTTTGACCAGGGCTGCCAATGAAATGGCAGCCGGACACATTGTCGCAGCCATTCGCCTCAACGTATTTATGATGGTCATTATCCCACTAATCGGCTTGACAACATTCATCCGGATAATTGCGCATCAACAAGTCAGAATGTCCAATCGTGCAGCCTGGATAGTCCTGGCAAGCATGATGATCTTTTGGGCAGCCCGCAACATACCCGTCTTCCCTTTTTCGCTGCTGGCGCCGCATTGA
- a CDS encoding CD225/dispanin family protein — protein sequence MIWSIVITVLSVCCSIFALPFGIIAIVKSSQANGKKRMGDYQGAMADANLAKIMIFVAIGVWVINLIIGIAWVLTHGIGNYPFPMPGPTRRI from the coding sequence ATGATATGGTCAATAGTGATTACCGTGCTGTCAGTGTGCTGCTCCATATTTGCACTCCCATTCGGCATCATTGCTATAGTAAAGTCCTCACAGGCAAACGGCAAGAAGCGGATGGGTGACTATCAAGGCGCGATGGCCGACGCTAACCTAGCCAAGATAATGATATTTGTTGCAATTGGAGTATGGGTAATTAATCTCATCATAGGTATTGCCTGGGTGCTTACGCATGGAATAGGCAACTATCCATTTCCAATGCCTGGCCCGACCAGGAGGATATGA
- the recF gene encoding DNA replication/repair protein RecF: MHINTLNLTNFRNYENLEIKPDIGLNVLVGMNAQGKSAVLEAIYLLATSKSHRTSRDMDLIRLGEGVAWVCAEAVRSERNDVILEIALSRTEAKTVKINKVKHLKIGDIVGQLNAVIFSNSDIEMVRGEPSLRRRFLNLEISQVSPQYIYALGRYKRVLSQRNNLLKEIKSSRLQSADIDAWDGQLAEYGAVIISRRAKFISFLAESAARIYSSLTDNAEELKVTYKPNIDAGLKSSEKETAAKFAKILIARREMDIMRGTTTSGPHRDDISLSVNGLAAREFASQGQQRSIAIALKLAEIDLMSQSVGESPVVLLDDVMAELDDARRARVLEVTLGRCQTFITTTSLDEIGRSGVDRAKVFDVRSGKVAAR, translated from the coding sequence ATGCATATTAATACGCTAAACCTGACGAACTTTCGCAATTATGAGAATCTGGAGATAAAGCCTGATATCGGCCTGAATGTGCTCGTCGGGATGAACGCACAGGGCAAGAGCGCTGTCCTGGAGGCGATTTATCTGCTTGCGACGAGTAAGTCTCACAGGACTTCCCGCGACATGGACCTGATCCGGCTTGGCGAGGGTGTCGCATGGGTATGCGCCGAGGCAGTGCGCTCCGAAAGAAATGACGTCATCCTGGAGATTGCGCTGAGCCGGACTGAAGCTAAGACGGTAAAGATAAACAAAGTCAAGCATCTTAAGATAGGCGATATTGTTGGCCAGTTAAATGCTGTCATATTCAGCAATTCGGATATTGAGATGGTCCGCGGCGAGCCGTCTCTGCGGAGAAGGTTCTTAAATCTTGAGATATCTCAGGTAAGCCCGCAGTATATATACGCCCTGGGCAGGTATAAGCGAGTTCTGAGCCAGAGAAACAACCTCCTTAAAGAAATAAAGTCGAGCAGGCTTCAGAGTGCGGATATCGACGCATGGGATGGCCAGTTAGCTGAATACGGAGCTGTAATAATATCGCGAAGAGCTAAGTTTATTAGTTTTCTGGCAGAATCGGCGGCCAGGATATATTCATCTCTTACCGATAACGCCGAAGAGCTAAAGGTTACATATAAACCGAATATAGATGCCGGATTGAAGTCTTCAGAAAAAGAGACAGCGGCGAAATTCGCCAAAATACTTATTGCCAGGCGGGAGATGGACATTATGCGCGGGACCACTACTTCGGGTCCTCACAGAGACGATATATCTTTGAGTGTTAACGGACTCGCGGCCAGAGAGTTCGCGTCTCAGGGCCAGCAGAGGAGTATTGCTATAGCGCTCAAGCTGGCTGAGATAGACCTTATGTCTCAAAGTGTCGGGGAGAGCCCTGTAGTGCTGCTGGATGATGTGATGGCCGAACTCGACGATGCCAGGCGCGCAAGAGTTTTGGAAGTGACCCTGGGCAGATGCCAGACATTTATCACGACCACGTCTCTTGATGAAATAGGCAGGTCGGGGGTCGATAGAGCCAAAGTTTTTGATGTCAGATCGGGTAAGGTGGCAGCGAGATGA
- a CDS encoding DUF721 domain-containing protein, with product MRRPMFRGGGISRLGGILNASLDDLGIRQKVMEQQTIARWAAVVGSNIAAASMADKLRDGVLFVCCKSSTWANELSFHKEHIIKKLNSAAGKKIVKDIRFTARGYRKIVESRKDEDTKLRGLDKIELDKETSEIAEKVASVAPSPELAAKIQKAVLTSKRLEKVKKGN from the coding sequence ATGAGAAGACCAATGTTTAGGGGCGGCGGTATAAGCCGGCTTGGCGGTATATTGAATGCTTCACTCGATGATTTGGGTATTCGCCAAAAGGTAATGGAGCAGCAGACAATCGCGCGGTGGGCTGCGGTCGTGGGTTCAAATATCGCCGCGGCGAGCATGGCTGATAAATTACGCGACGGAGTGCTTTTCGTATGTTGTAAGAGCAGCACATGGGCAAATGAGCTTTCTTTTCACAAAGAACATATCATTAAGAAGCTCAACTCGGCAGCAGGAAAGAAGATTGTAAAGGACATCAGGTTCACTGCCAGGGGATATCGCAAGATAGTCGAATCCCGAAAAGATGAGGACACCAAGCTTCGGGGTCTGGATAAGATAGAGCTGGATAAAGAAACGTCCGAGATAGCTGAAAAAGTCGCCTCTGTTGCCCCATCACCCGAGCTTGCCGCAAAGATTCAAAAAGCAGTGCTGACGAGCAAGAGGTTGGAGAAGGTTAAGAAGGGGAATTAA
- a CDS encoding transposase, whose product MRRYRIFEKGITPHFITWTITGWLPVFLSDSYCSIITNSLKYCRREKGLLVHGYVIMPTHIHAIVSASVGSNLSDILRDTRKFTAKEVVRRLIDDGNKLFDWFFRDSAKKDGRPEGSYKVWEGGFHPEALESEKFVIQKLEYIHQNPVRKGLVEKQEYWKYSSAGFYINNIQEPLDFDRFEF is encoded by the coding sequence ATGCGAAGATACCGCATATTTGAAAAAGGCATCACTCCGCATTTTATCACATGGACGATAACAGGCTGGCTTCCGGTATTTCTGTCGGATTCTTACTGCAGCATAATAACAAATAGCCTGAAATATTGCAGACGAGAAAAAGGTTTGCTTGTACACGGTTATGTGATAATGCCGACCCACATTCACGCAATTGTTTCAGCTTCTGTTGGCTCGAATTTATCGGATATCCTTCGTGATACAAGGAAATTCACCGCTAAAGAGGTAGTTAGGCGTCTGATTGATGATGGAAATAAGCTATTCGATTGGTTCTTTAGAGATTCTGCAAAAAAGGATGGTAGACCGGAAGGAAGTTATAAGGTGTGGGAGGGCGGATTTCATCCTGAAGCTTTGGAATCAGAAAAATTCGTAATTCAGAAGCTCGAATATATCCACCAAAATCCTGTGAGGAAAGGTTTGGTTGAGAAGCAAGAGTATTGGAAATACTCAAGCGCTGGTTTCTATATCAACAATATTCAAGAGCCACTGGATTTTGATAGGTTTGAATTTTGA
- a CDS encoding RtcB family protein, which yields MADKWSQILQKIDDFRWRIPQSYKSGMRTEGIIYSSEKMLVNLDESLEQVANVAFLPGIVGASMAMPDIHWGYGFPIGGVAAMDCESGVVSPGGVGFDINCGVRLLRTDLTLDDIKGKIGDLIDQLYINVPSGVGSEGNIRVDEQELKQVMVKGAKWMVEHGFGWAEDLEASEEGGAISMADPGNISKEAIKRGRPQIGTLGAGNHFLEIQAVEYIYDEDVAGVFGITEPGQITVMIHTGSRGFGHQVCQDNLNVMQRAMIKYGISLPDRQLACAPIKSEEGQAYLASMACAANFAWANRQAIAHWVRESFEKVMGAGAHKLGMSQVYDVAHNMAKIEEHLVDHKMKKLCVHRKGATRAFGPDNPYVPKQYRKVGQPVLVPGDMGRYSFLLVGTQTAMNQTWGSTCHGAGRMMSRHEAVKKMRGRQVQDELAERGILVKAKGRDTLSEEASYAYKDVADVVGTCDGAGISRLVAKMRPLGVAKG from the coding sequence ATGGCTGACAAGTGGTCTCAAATACTCCAAAAGATAGATGATTTTCGCTGGAGGATCCCGCAGTCGTATAAGTCCGGCATGCGCACTGAGGGGATAATCTACTCCAGCGAGAAAATGCTTGTGAATTTGGATGAGTCACTTGAACAGGTGGCCAATGTAGCGTTCCTGCCGGGCATTGTCGGCGCGTCGATGGCTATGCCCGATATCCACTGGGGTTACGGCTTTCCCATAGGCGGGGTCGCCGCAATGGATTGTGAGAGCGGCGTGGTCTCCCCTGGTGGAGTAGGCTTTGATATCAACTGCGGCGTACGTCTGCTTCGCACTGATCTCACTTTGGATGATATCAAGGGCAAGATAGGCGACCTGATAGACCAGCTCTATATTAATGTGCCCTCAGGGGTCGGCAGCGAAGGCAATATCAGGGTCGATGAACAGGAACTCAAGCAGGTGATGGTCAAGGGCGCCAAATGGATGGTGGAGCATGGCTTCGGCTGGGCTGAGGACCTCGAAGCAAGTGAGGAGGGCGGCGCAATATCCATGGCCGACCCCGGCAACATCAGCAAAGAGGCTATAAAGCGCGGTCGGCCCCAGATCGGGACCCTGGGCGCTGGAAACCATTTTCTTGAAATCCAGGCAGTAGAGTATATCTATGATGAGGATGTAGCCGGTGTCTTCGGGATTACGGAGCCTGGTCAGATAACGGTCATGATCCACACGGGCAGCCGGGGGTTCGGCCATCAGGTCTGCCAGGATAATCTCAATGTGATGCAGCGCGCGATGATCAAATACGGCATATCTCTTCCGGACAGGCAGCTTGCCTGCGCGCCGATAAAATCCGAGGAGGGGCAGGCATATCTTGCATCCATGGCATGCGCGGCAAACTTCGCCTGGGCGAACCGGCAGGCGATAGCCCACTGGGTGAGGGAGAGTTTTGAAAAAGTGATGGGCGCAGGCGCGCATAAGTTGGGGATGAGCCAGGTATACGATGTTGCTCACAACATGGCCAAGATCGAAGAGCATCTTGTGGATCACAAGATGAAGAAGCTCTGCGTTCACCGCAAGGGGGCTACCAGAGCTTTCGGACCGGACAACCCATATGTGCCGAAGCAGTATCGCAAGGTCGGCCAGCCTGTGCTAGTGCCGGGCGATATGGGCAGGTATTCGTTTTTGCTGGTGGGCACCCAGACTGCTATGAATCAGACTTGGGGATCGACTTGCCATGGCGCGGGCCGAATGATGAGCCGCCATGAGGCTGTAAAGAAGATGCGGGGCCGTCAGGTGCAGGATGAGCTTGCCGAGCGCGGGATATTGGTGAAGGCCAAAGGCCGGGATACTCTATCCGAAGAGGCGTCTTATGCATATAAAGATGTGGCGGATGTAGTCGGGACATGCGACGGTGCAGGCATTTCAAGATTGGTAGCAAAGATGAGGCCCCTGGGCGTGGCGAAAGGATAA
- a CDS encoding Gfo/Idh/MocA family oxidoreductase: MRTINIGIIGCGGIATKAHMPALQNVPDVKIMAVCDVNEECTKSAAEKFDIPHTFTDYKKMLEMDEIEAVHVCTPNFLHTQPTIDALNAGKHVIVEKPIARNAVEGALMLDAAKKSGKKFMVAHCVRFGADIQALKRFIDAGDLGDIYFGRVWALRRRGVPSWGVFTDKEKQGGGPLIDIGVHMLDLTLYLMGHPKPISASGQCFTKIGDTPGHVGAYGKWNWENYTVEDYAAGFVRLDNGASLIIESSFAANISEDIMRSSILGTKGGAETNPVRIFGEQREMVFDMTPKFIPTVNTYEEECKGFYSSIRNDTEPPVTGEQALNVMKILDALYKSSDEGKEVLID, from the coding sequence TTGAGAACGATCAATATTGGCATCATAGGATGTGGCGGCATAGCCACAAAGGCGCATATGCCGGCTCTGCAAAACGTGCCGGATGTAAAGATTATGGCGGTCTGCGACGTTAATGAGGAATGCACCAAAAGCGCCGCAGAAAAATTCGATATACCTCATACATTCACCGACTACAAGAAAATGCTGGAAATGGACGAAATAGAAGCCGTCCATGTATGCACTCCCAACTTTTTGCACACGCAGCCCACAATAGATGCTCTCAACGCAGGCAAACATGTAATTGTCGAAAAGCCGATTGCAAGAAACGCTGTCGAAGGCGCGCTGATGCTGGATGCAGCGAAAAAGAGCGGCAAAAAGTTTATGGTTGCGCACTGCGTACGCTTTGGCGCGGATATTCAGGCGCTCAAGCGTTTTATTGACGCAGGAGACTTGGGTGATATCTACTTCGGCAGAGTGTGGGCCCTGAGGCGCAGAGGTGTGCCGAGCTGGGGAGTTTTCACCGACAAAGAAAAGCAGGGCGGCGGCCCTCTGATCGATATAGGCGTGCATATGCTCGACCTTACGCTCTACCTTATGGGGCATCCAAAGCCTATATCGGCCTCAGGCCAGTGCTTCACGAAGATAGGAGATACCCCGGGCCATGTGGGAGCATACGGGAAGTGGAACTGGGAGAACTATACCGTTGAGGACTACGCTGCAGGATTTGTGAGGCTGGATAACGGCGCATCGCTGATCATAGAGTCCAGCTTTGCCGCGAATATCTCCGAGGATATAATGCGGTCTTCGATATTGGGCACAAAGGGCGGCGCGGAGACCAACCCGGTCCGTATTTTCGGCGAGCAGAGAGAAATGGTGTTTGATATGACGCCTAAGTTCATTCCTACTGTAAATACGTATGAGGAAGAATGTAAGGGCTTTTACAGCAGCATAAGGAACGACACCGAGCCGCCCGTGACCGGTGAGCAGGCTCTAAACGTCATGAAGATCCTTGACGCGCTGTATAAATCGAGCGATGAAGGCAAAGAGGTTTTGATAGACTAG
- a CDS encoding methyltransferase domain-containing protein, whose translation MDMWKFFDITHREHVICNPMSLEKLEQLITLLPLKPGARVLDIATGKGEFLIRLAERYRQMTGTGVDFSPHCIADVHMKHQERVPEAQLHFLEMDGAKYVPEVLESCDLVACIGASWIYGGYRWTLNALQKMAAPESWIVVGEPYWRHEPEREYLEAIGVKRNDFGTHFQNAEVGREQGLEAVYTLVSSQDDWDRYEGLQWYAAETWASDHRDDPDVETVLKRVRESKTAYLRWGRETLGWAIYVFKKGGRSTFPVS comes from the coding sequence ATGGACATGTGGAAATTCTTTGACATCACGCATCGGGAGCACGTTATCTGCAATCCGATGAGTCTTGAAAAACTTGAACAGCTTATCACACTTCTGCCTCTGAAACCTGGGGCACGCGTGCTTGATATTGCCACTGGAAAGGGCGAGTTTCTCATCAGGCTTGCAGAACGGTACCGACAGATGACAGGTACAGGAGTTGACTTCTCTCCCCACTGCATTGCTGATGTCCACATGAAGCATCAAGAACGTGTTCCGGAGGCCCAGCTCCATTTCTTGGAGATGGACGGGGCCAAGTATGTCCCGGAGGTCTTAGAGAGCTGTGATCTGGTAGCCTGCATCGGTGCGAGTTGGATTTATGGCGGGTATCGTTGGACGTTGAACGCGCTGCAGAAGATGGCAGCCCCAGAAAGTTGGATCGTTGTGGGAGAACCGTACTGGCGGCATGAACCGGAAAGAGAGTATTTAGAAGCCATCGGAGTGAAACGGAACGACTTCGGAACACATTTTCAGAATGCAGAGGTCGGGCGAGAGCAAGGATTGGAGGCTGTCTACACACTCGTAAGCAGCCAGGATGACTGGGATAGATATGAAGGGTTACAGTGGTATGCTGCGGAAACCTGGGCGAGTGATCATCGTGATGATCCAGATGTGGAGACCGTGCTGAAGCGAGTGCGTGAGAGCAAGACAGCATATCTGAGGTGGGGAAGAGAAACGCTGGGTTGGGCGATTTATGTGTTCAAGAAAGGGGGGCGTAGCACATTTCCAGTTAGCTAA
- a CDS encoding C40 family peptidase, which yields MRNVKTWTIAALVVQILAFAATSSPAAKKHSMPATDKQSAAKQESTDKDEPPTEITLALDSGADQTVFAQETDAPQPADCKVELKKTALQYLGTPYRWGGTTPSAFDCSGFTRYVYKQMGVTLPRTARQQYKAGKPVKAGDWETGDLVFFDIKKGYVSHVGLVLTSCVFIHASNPMSGVKIDSLKEKYYKRYYVGARTYGLT from the coding sequence ATGCGTAACGTCAAGACATGGACCATTGCAGCACTCGTGGTCCAGATCCTAGCATTTGCTGCAACCTCATCACCAGCCGCAAAAAAGCACTCAATGCCCGCCACTGATAAACAGTCGGCTGCCAAACAGGAATCCACAGATAAAGATGAACCACCTACAGAGATTACACTCGCCCTTGATTCCGGCGCAGATCAGACTGTATTTGCACAAGAAACCGACGCCCCTCAGCCGGCAGACTGCAAAGTGGAACTTAAAAAGACCGCCCTGCAATATCTAGGCACACCATACAGATGGGGAGGAACCACACCCAGCGCATTCGACTGCTCAGGGTTCACACGCTATGTATACAAACAAATGGGAGTCACACTTCCCAGAACTGCCCGGCAGCAGTATAAGGCGGGCAAACCGGTTAAAGCGGGTGACTGGGAGACCGGCGACCTGGTCTTCTTTGATATTAAGAAGGGCTATGTCAGTCATGTCGGGCTTGTTCTGACTTCATGCGTATTTATCCACGCCTCAAACCCGATGTCCGGGGTCAAGATCGACAGCCTCAAGGAGAAGTATTACAAAAGGTATTATGTCGGCGCTAGAACATACGGCCTGACTTAA
- a CDS encoding cytochrome b/b6 domain-containing protein: MTYRLIVVFTLLALTPAIGQGVQLKNSNGDIINSSKIAEASIKRTCGPCHDVDANARTLHFNAGLQKPDPQASQCLSCHPAKRHRVDAKHITKPSDATCNSCHPDIASEVKTSVHGRHDKHHSDHPTCTSCHKGYPHSLGQRQTRSRQVMMCAGCHSDRARMKRYGVKPDAVSSYEHSYHGKALLLSGKEKTATCIDCHGSHHVLSPNDEDSPISKANVAGTCGKCHPGAKLNFAESGANHLQIEIGQSPALKGERLFFRILTSAVMLCLVVMITLDLRKKVFCKYCSPRSGKVSAALIALSFYSLVAGILIASFNPRAAEWAWIVWAALLASAFTAYVIKIRHTHEKKPQRYYERFTLSQRLQHILLALSFTVLVLTGMPLRYADVGWTSHLNSLFGGFEGARIAHRVGAIGLIFVWVWHCLHLLLRWRREDFSFKSWSMWPTGKDFADFVDTVKYGLSSKIKRPEYDRFSFREKFDYFAVWWGAPVMILSGLVLWFPVQIGNRLPAIAQSIALIAHSDEALLAMLAILVWHFYNVHLNPDNFPGNQAWLTGKLSETEMEREHQTEKARIDVKDGWEDYSD, from the coding sequence GTGACATACAGGCTAATAGTTGTCTTCACCCTCTTAGCGCTTACACCGGCCATCGGGCAGGGGGTGCAGCTAAAAAACTCAAACGGGGATATAATCAACTCCTCAAAGATAGCTGAAGCCAGCATCAAAAGGACATGCGGCCCCTGCCACGATGTCGATGCAAACGCGCGTACGCTGCATTTTAACGCCGGTTTGCAGAAGCCCGATCCGCAGGCAAGCCAGTGCCTTTCATGCCATCCCGCCAAGAGGCATAGAGTTGACGCAAAGCATATTACAAAACCGTCTGACGCAACCTGCAACTCCTGCCACCCGGACATTGCCAGCGAGGTTAAAACAAGCGTCCATGGCAGACACGACAAGCACCATAGCGACCACCCGACATGCACATCCTGCCACAAAGGCTATCCGCATTCGCTCGGGCAGAGGCAGACTCGAAGCAGGCAGGTAATGATGTGCGCCGGCTGCCACAGCGACCGGGCGCGGATGAAGCGCTACGGCGTAAAACCCGATGCCGTATCCTCATATGAGCACAGCTATCACGGCAAAGCTCTATTGCTTTCCGGCAAAGAAAAGACAGCCACATGTATTGATTGTCACGGCAGCCACCATGTGCTCTCGCCAAATGACGAAGACTCGCCTATCAGCAAAGCCAATGTTGCCGGGACATGTGGCAAATGCCACCCCGGCGCAAAGCTCAATTTCGCGGAATCGGGCGCGAACCATCTTCAAATTGAGATCGGGCAGTCGCCCGCATTGAAAGGGGAAAGGCTGTTTTTCCGCATATTGACCTCGGCAGTGATGCTCTGCCTGGTCGTGATGATCACTCTCGACCTCCGGAAAAAAGTCTTTTGCAAATACTGCTCGCCAAGGTCAGGAAAGGTATCCGCCGCGCTCATCGCACTGAGCTTTTATTCGCTTGTCGCAGGCATCTTGATTGCGTCATTCAATCCGCGTGCGGCAGAGTGGGCCTGGATAGTGTGGGCGGCGCTGCTGGCATCGGCTTTCACAGCATATGTCATCAAAATCAGGCATACCCATGAAAAGAAACCGCAGCGATATTATGAGCGTTTCACGCTCTCTCAGAGGCTCCAGCACATACTGCTTGCCCTGAGCTTTACTGTCCTCGTGCTCACCGGCATGCCACTCAGATACGCCGATGTAGGTTGGACCAGTCACCTCAACTCGCTCTTCGGCGGCTTCGAGGGCGCGCGCATTGCGCACAGAGTGGGAGCCATAGGACTGATATTCGTCTGGGTATGGCACTGCCTGCATCTGCTATTGCGATGGAGAAGAGAAGATTTTTCATTCAAATCCTGGAGTATGTGGCCGACCGGAAAAGATTTTGCAGACTTTGTAGACACGGTCAAATACGGCCTGTCTTCCAAGATAAAGCGGCCAGAATATGACAGGTTCAGCTTTAGAGAGAAGTTCGATTACTTTGCCGTCTGGTGGGGCGCGCCTGTCATGATATTGTCGGGGCTGGTGCTGTGGTTTCCGGTCCAGATTGGAAACCGCCTGCCTGCCATAGCACAGTCAATCGCGCTTATCGCCCACAGCGACGAAGCCCTGCTGGCAATGCTTGCGATATTGGTCTGGCATTTCTATAACGTGCACCTCAACCCGGATAACTTCCCGGGTAATCAGGCTTGGCTGACGGGAAAGCTTTCAGAGACCGAGATGGAGCGCGAGCATCAGACAGAGAAGGCAAGGATCGACGTAAAAGACGGATGGGAAGATTATAGCGACTAA